From the genome of Glycine max cultivar Williams 82 chromosome 2, Glycine_max_v4.0, whole genome shotgun sequence, one region includes:
- the LOC100817810 gene encoding ubiquitin-conjugating enzyme E2-17 kDa encodes MASKRILKELKDLQKDPPTSCSAGPVAEDMFHWQATIMGPADSPYAGGVFLVSIHFPPDYPFKPPKVAFRTKVFHPNINSNGSICLDILKEQWSPALTISKVLLSICSLLTDPNPDDPLVPEIAHMYKTDRAKYEATARSWTQKYAMG; translated from the exons ATGGCTTCGAAACGCATCCTGAAGGAGCTCAAGGATTTGCAGAAGGATCCTCCTACGTCATGCAGCGCAG GTCCTGTGGCTGAAGACATGTTTCACTGGCAAGCCACAATCATGGGACCTGCTGATAGCCCATATGCAggtggtgttttcttagtttcaATTCATTTTCCTCCTGACTATCCCTTCAAGCCACCAAAG GTTGCTTTTCGGACTAAGGTGTTCCACCCAAACATCAACAGCAATGGCAGTATATGTCTTGACATTCTCAAGGAACAATGGAGCCCAGCTCTAACCATTTCCAAG GTCCTTTTGTCAATTTGCTCATTGTTGACGGATCCCAACCCTGATGATCCACTTGTACCTGAGATTGCACACATGTACAAGACCGACAGGGCCAAGTATGAGGCTACAGCCCGCAGCTGGACCCAGAAGTATGCCATGGGATGA